The genome window TATTAATATTAATGAAGTTTACTGTTAATTGGAAGGCCAGCTTTGTAGCAACGATCAAGTTGTATTCGTGTGATCCTATAGGTGAACGCAAGATGTTTTGTGCATCGGGCTGCCCCTGCCCTCTATTGTTAATTGTGATCGATTAATCACATCATTTGAATTTGCCTACCGTAAAACTTGGATATAATAGACATTGCTGAGTCATTTACAGTGGCTGGTAACCAAAAGAAcagcaaattaaagaaaaaaacacATTGTTCATATTTTAAACACAGGCCTTAAAAACATAGACAGACATAGACAGAAGGTCTCAGATTGGAAACAGAACTAGTAAAGCTTAACTTAAAGAACTTCTTAACAATTTCACAAAATAtgatcaaaaaatattttctttcccagGAACTGCACGCATTTAACTTATCAAGTCTTTAGAGTTGCATTAACCAAGTTGTTGCTGAAATCCCAAAGGTTACGTGCTAAAGCTTCGTCTCGTGCTAGCTTGCTTGGCTTGTACTCGTTGCAGTCATGGAAGTACTTTCCTGTCACCCCCTTCAGTCTTGGATGGAGGGCAACAAAGCATGTTGTAGCTGCTCCCTATAAAATAGAATCATTGTCAATATAAAAATGTATTTTCTTCTTCGAAATCTAATGACAGTCAAtctaactattgttgtaagacCCATTGACTAGACATTTTATTCGTATTGAACCTTAATACTATAGTACTACAGGGAGTATTGAGGTAAATAAGTTAAAGAGAAAAAATAGCAGTATGTTTTTATACAGCTGATATGTGTAGTATATTCCTTTAGTTGCAGTTGTTTTGATGTTGTGTTCGGAGTTATAACATCGAAATAATCAGATATCATGCACAAGCTagtaatgctctgataccatgataaatATATGAAGATTGAACCTAACTTAACCtcaaaagctagctcatgaggtgAGAATTGCCCAAGCGACCAAGTCCCCCCATCCTTTAGCCGATGTGGGAGGCTCAACACCCTCTTCCCGCACGCCCAAGCCTGCCAACTGGAGCGTGAACAATATAATATGAGGGCCCAACATCGGTGAAACATAGAATTGGGATGGGTCCGGCTCTCATATCACTTGTTAAAATCGAAATAATTAGGTGTCATGCGGATCTTAACAAGTGGTATTAGAGTGAGGTTCAAGACAGGTTCATTTAGGCGGGTTTAGTTCTAGCCGCAACATATTTGATGGTAATCATCACAAGCgtttgttgtctgatttatcgttGTCAAGGTTTGCATGACAAATTATTTCAATCATAACACTAGTAATTCACTTATTGTGATAAGGTGTCAGTCACAAAAGGTTAAAATCCTTGCAAGGAATTAATTCATTTACCTGAGGAACATTCTTCCACAGGAAACAAGTGAAAGCCCTTAAAATTCCTGTCAAAGAAAATACAAGTAAATCTCATAAAAATGAGTATCGTCGTGCTATTATTTTTTGTGAGTGGTTATATAAACAAATGCATACTCATCAAAAGAGCAGAATGCCTCATGAGGTTTGTCATTATTAAACCTGGATGCACTGAGTTGACAGTTATATTTGCTCCTTCTTCCTGCAATTAAGAAGAATATTACACTTTTTAAAGTATTCTGAGTATATAGACAGGCCCAATTAAGATAAAAAATTCCATTATTTTAATTCACTTAATTTTCTTAAACAGATGGAATTGATCTTACATAATAAAATATTAGACTTTTGTTGAAGACCAATATTAAAAAACAAAAGTGTTCCATCAAAATTTTAAACGACAGAGTGATCTAGTTTTGATAAGCAATAGCCTCCTCTTACTGACAGATTTTCAGTAAgcaaaaatttattgaattaccTGCAAGCGGCGAGAAAGTTCATTGGCATGTAATATATTGGCTAATTTGGATTGCCCATATGCTAGTTTGTCTTGATAACTGGTTCAAACAAATGATAAATAGGTGAAAGTTAAAATCAGTAATCACAGTTTAGGAATTGGATATACTATACTAGTGTGTGTATAAATTGCAGTGGTGCAAAAGGTTGATAGGTTGGTGTACCTGCTCTTGTTATTGATCTTGTGAAATCTTATTCCATCTTTATATGGGCAAAGGTGAGCTACTGATGACAAGTTCACAATCCTGCCCTGAATACCACTAGCTTTTGCTGTTTCCTTCATTTTGTCTATAAGAAGATTAGTCAAGTAGAAGTGACCTGAAAAAACAAAGAGAAATAGACATAGGTTTGAGAATTAAACCAATTGCGTCCATTAGAGCTAGAGGCGGAGCCACATGTAATAAAGGGAGTTTAATTGAATCTCCTTCGACAGAAAATTATTATGTGTAAACAGGCTAACGATAATTTATAAATCGTTGAATCGCCTTGACATAATCCTAAATATGACATTCTTGTACTTTGACTCTGCTACTTATTAGTGTGATTTCTGCCAAAATGTGTATTTCGAGTTACATGCATAGGGTATTATATATACCTAGATGATTTGTGGCGAATTGCATCTCTATGCCATCTCCGGAAAGCTGAAATGGACAAAACATAATACCTGCATTGTTACTGATATGCAAATTCTCATTAGCTAAACATATAGTTTTAGTAAAAATGAAAAGACACACCGGAGAAAGATAGATCGAGAGTCAATTACATTAAGATGTTGAGAGGAAGGTTAAGTGCTTTGAAATTATCAGCAAATGCCTTGACAGATCTAATTGAACTCAGGTCAAGTTTCTCAATATCAACGCGAGCAGCATTATTGTCCTTGAGAATACGCTGTTTTGCTTCATCTGCAGCCTCCATATTTCTTGCTGCAATAACCACATGGACATTCCTCATTGCTAAAACTCTTGCTGTCTCTAAACCAATGCCACTTGCACCTCCTGTTGTCGCAATACATTATCATAAGAAGTTTAAAAATAAGCTAAAAATTCAAACTTGCTCTTCCTCCTATAAGGAACGCGGTTTTACTTGAAAATTACCAAAAGCAACATATGTATTCAAAAAACACAATTAACCACATAACAGCAAGTATTGCTTCTCAAAGATTTGATGGAATGGCCCCGCCCACCCAGAGCGCTTATGTTATACAGAacaaaaactagtcaaataaagaaatattttttatttcttttttcaaaaGCAAATCTATATGCCACCTAGTTcattttagatatttttttaagcaaaaaagaagaagacatCAAACAAGCTGGTAGATCACACAAGCTCATATAAATAATGTACAACCACCAATATTGCAAGACAAAAAGTCAAAAGCTTAATAAATTAAAAACATCACAAGTACTACTTAGAAAATCTTTGTCTAGAACAAACTGCTGAGCTCATAAGAaacaagaaaatataaaaaaaatatataaaaataagaaaCCCCATATTATTCCAAGTAAGCTAGGTGAACCAAAGAGTCAATGACCAGCTATGAACTTTCACCTAAACATCtactatcatttttatttttatttttcttttagtttaACCATCTGATATTCAACATTCACTGCGCCGATTAATCTGAATTCGCATCAGACAAACCATAACGAAAGGTAAACTCGCCTATATATATCAGTCATTTACTTCCACGTAACATGGATCTATTAGTGCACTATAGGGTGTATACCACTGTATTACGACTGTAAGATATGCATTGACAAAGTAGAAGATAGTTATACACAATGAGACCATTGTAATTATAAGTAAATCACTATAATAAACATTACTTAGTATAACCTAATAAACACTGATAACTGACTTGCATTCTATAGGGtagtccggtgcactaagctccgcTACGTAtagggtccggggaagggtcgAACCACAAGGCTCTATTAACGTACGCAACCTACACTACCTACACTGCATTTCTGCGAAGAGATTGTTTCTGCGGCTCGCACCCGTGACCTACTGGTCACATGGCACTAACTTTACTAGTTATGCCAAGGCTTATGTTCCTGACTCGCATGCTATAACATGTTAAATTACAACGATAACGGGACTAAATATGAACCTAACCAGTAACAATGGCTGTAAGATTGGAGCCATCAATGCCATTAGTAACTTGCTCAGCAGTGGAAGCTGATCCAAAACCACTTGGACCTGGTCTACCTGTTATCAACCTAAACATTTTCTCACCCTATATATAAATTCTCGAAAAATATATAACACACAGTTTTCAAACAAGGAAGAAAAAGAGAGACTCTCTTAACTTATGATGTTATATGAACTGAGAAAGCAGAAACCAATTTGGTTCAAAATATAAAGAGTATAGGACTTGGTTCAAAATATAAAGAGTATAGGACTGTTCaagaagatataattaatttgaaGGGGCAAAAAGACAATGACATAACGGTTGCAATGAAAGAGAGAATTATGGGTGGTGTTGAGAGTTGTGAATATAGAAGAAATTATTTGTTGGGTtactatatatatagtagatgaaATTATTTGTTGGGAAATTTTGGTAAAGAATTCGGTACTATAAAACAGGCACATTCAATGTCCAAGTCGGTGACTGCCAGTAATTAGCTTCACCAACCTTTCAACTGTTTTCTTGTTTTTAGATTTAAAAAATAAGAGTTTAATTTTTGTGCACATATTAAAATAATCTATAATAACAGATAACTCTCTATAATAATCATGATTTGGTAGCATAGAAATTTATCTAAATAACGTATTGTAACTTGTTAAATATTCTGAAAGTATCAAAGAAAAATTATATTATCAGTTATATTAAGTTATATTAAATCTAAAAAATAAACAAGTAATTAAAAgaagtaataatataaataatttttacactATAGTGTATTTTGATCTATTTAGcaggtaatttcttatttttcaagtaattaatctcatGTAGATTATTACTTATGGTTGACTTAATAGTACAAAAGTTTATTTATACTGGTAGTGTATAAACTTGAACGTAAAAAAAGAATTTATATATTTCATGCAGATATATCTTATTGACataatctcaaattttgaatattatattctCTATGCTATGGTTTGTTGACCATAATTGTTTTTGCATGGTTGATAGAGGTTTCCAGattacaacttttgtttttttaAGCAATCCAAGTCCAGCCATTTTGATTTTTTTGGCATTGTATATGATTGCACGTTTTAAATTTTAATTCCTTAATATTTATCGTATCTAATTGTCACGATTCGaaattcgggaccgtgatggcgcctaacattttacttaccaggcaagtcaacgttagaataatattagtcattttaaaacaattttaaattaattaataacaaaggaacaaatgtggaaacaaagtctgaaataaagtgaataatccataatgatagcgatgtctaaataccatcccaaaactggagtcacaagtacacgagcttctagaataatacaaacaagggtctggaaaaaaataaagttgtctgaaagaaagcacacaactaaaaataaagtagaaggggacttcagaactgcaaacgccatgcagttatacctcaagtctcctgcga of Nicotiana tomentosiformis chromosome 7, ASM39032v3, whole genome shotgun sequence contains these proteins:
- the LOC104115366 gene encoding short-chain dehydrogenase TIC 32 B, chloroplastic-like isoform X1; protein product: MFRLITGRPGPSGFGSASTAEQVTNGIDGSNLTAIVTGGASGIGLETARVLAMRNVHVVIAARNMEAADEAKQRILKDNNAARVDIEKLDLSSIRSVKAFADNFKALNLPLNILINNAGIMFCPFQLSGDGIEMQFATNHLGHFYLTNLLIDKMKETAKASGIQGRIVNLSSVAHLCPYKDGIRFHKINNKSSYQDKLAYGQSKLANILHANELSRRLQEEGANITVNSVHPGLIMTNLMRHSALLMRILRAFTCFLWKNVPQGAATTCFVALHPRLKGVTGKYFHDCNEYKPSKLARDEALARNLWDFSNNLVNATLKT
- the LOC104115366 gene encoding short-chain dehydrogenase TIC 32 B, chloroplastic-like isoform X2; translated protein: MRNVHVVIAARNMEAADEAKQRILKDNNAARVDIEKLDLSSIRSVKAFADNFKALNLPLNILINNAGIMFCPFQLSGDGIEMQFATNHLGHFYLTNLLIDKMKETAKASGIQGRIVNLSSVAHLCPYKDGIRFHKINNKSSYQDKLAYGQSKLANILHANELSRRLQEEGANITVNSVHPGLIMTNLMRHSALLMRILRAFTCFLWKNVPQGAATTCFVALHPRLKGVTGKYFHDCNEYKPSKLARDEALARNLWDFSNNLVNATLKT